A stretch of Myroides oncorhynchi DNA encodes these proteins:
- a CDS encoding helix-turn-helix domain-containing protein — translation MNLLKVIDLNEMYGIDYPISMDGLFIINYNKQWNDSFFKLNYQFRGLILLFCKQGTLAIKVNNISYRVVKGEVLTILPEMIVSPVKWSEDLDVAVFVMAYDFIEKYSILPELSSNKEVLNQLAVSPNQQDSSMIEELSLLICKYYDMPKSLMLEQMIQYLAFSLVTAVVKSYVSLSEKENLQKNRVNEITDHFFELLNEHGAVQRNVAFYADHLHLTPQHLSTLIKKRTGKSVKSWIGYEVINKAKEYLNTTPLSIKQISDKLEFADASLFCRYFKRYIGMTPNEYKNQ, via the coding sequence ATGAACCTCCTAAAAGTTATTGATCTTAATGAGATGTACGGTATTGACTATCCTATTTCGATGGATGGCTTGTTTATTATTAATTATAATAAGCAGTGGAATGATTCCTTCTTTAAGTTGAATTATCAATTTAGAGGGTTGATTCTATTATTTTGTAAACAGGGAACATTAGCTATTAAGGTTAATAATATAAGCTATCGTGTAGTTAAAGGAGAGGTATTGACGATATTACCAGAAATGATTGTATCTCCTGTTAAATGGAGTGAGGATTTGGATGTTGCTGTTTTTGTGATGGCGTATGACTTTATAGAAAAGTATTCGATATTACCAGAACTTAGTAGTAATAAAGAGGTATTGAATCAGTTAGCTGTTTCTCCAAATCAACAAGATAGTAGTATGATAGAAGAGTTATCACTACTAATCTGCAAGTACTATGACATGCCAAAATCACTGATGTTAGAACAGATGATACAGTACCTCGCATTCTCACTAGTGACAGCTGTAGTTAAAAGCTATGTTTCGCTATCAGAAAAAGAGAACTTGCAGAAAAATAGAGTCAATGAGATTACAGATCATTTTTTTGAGTTATTAAATGAACATGGGGCAGTACAGCGAAATGTAGCGTTCTATGCAGACCATCTTCATCTAACACCACAACACCTAAGTACGCTGATAAAGAAGAGAACAGGGAAGTCAGTGAAGTCTTGGATAGGATATGAAGTCATTAATAAAGCAAAAGAATACCTGAATACAACCCCATTATCAATAAAGCAAATCAGTGATAAACTAGAGTTTGCTGATGCGTCGTTGTTCTGTAGATATTTTAAGAGATATATAGGGATGACACCTAATGAATATAAGAATCAATAG
- a CDS encoding arginase family protein, which yields MKEIIIMECPTSLGLAQSEYAREPGVNKLPDWLRQWGFHKAVSPSKTLRLEAPKYAMELDVVTQVRNADAIIKYATEQMDMMEQEINENTFIVLLGGDCSVLIGTALALRRKGRFGMFYLDGHTDYMIPAESNTHGAAGMDLSIVCGHGHQNLTNIMDLAPYVEQDHVYAVGNREYDEDYERPIKESQVNYYPLDRLRDVGVDSVVTHFLFMVEVENLDGYIVHLDVDVLNDEVMPAVDCPQADGLSYEELKSVLLPLLINKKCYGIEITILDPDLDPTGAYTQEFIGHIVSVIKTVKCL from the coding sequence ATGAAAGAAATAATCATAATGGAATGTCCAACTAGTTTAGGTCTTGCTCAAAGTGAATATGCACGTGAACCTGGAGTAAATAAATTACCTGACTGGCTTAGACAATGGGGTTTTCATAAGGCAGTTAGCCCTTCTAAAACACTTCGGTTGGAAGCTCCTAAATACGCAATGGAACTAGATGTAGTCACACAGGTGAGAAATGCTGATGCTATTATAAAGTATGCTACTGAGCAGATGGACATGATGGAACAAGAGATTAACGAGAATACATTTATTGTCTTATTAGGAGGGGACTGTAGTGTATTAATTGGTACGGCATTGGCGCTTAGACGAAAAGGACGCTTCGGTATGTTCTATCTAGATGGACATACGGATTATATGATCCCTGCGGAGTCTAATACACACGGGGCAGCAGGTATGGATCTAAGTATTGTCTGTGGACATGGACATCAGAACTTGACCAATATTATGGACTTAGCCCCTTATGTAGAGCAAGACCATGTATATGCTGTGGGGAATCGTGAATATGATGAAGACTATGAACGACCAATAAAAGAATCTCAAGTCAATTATTATCCTCTGGATAGATTAAGAGATGTGGGGGTAGATAGTGTAGTTACACATTTTCTATTTATGGTAGAGGTAGAGAATCTAGATGGGTATATCGTGCATCTTGATGTAGATGTACTGAATGATGAGGTAATGCCTGCAGTGGATTGTCCACAAGCAGACGGCCTAAGTTATGAGGAATTAAAAAGCGTCTTACTGCCATTGCTTATAAACAAGAAGTGTTATGGCATAGAGATTACTATTCTTGATCCTGATTTAGACCCTACAGGTGCGTATACACAGGAGTTTATAGGGCATATCGTATCAGTGATTAAAACAGTTAAATGTCTATAG